Sequence from the Segatella copri genome:
TCGTCCGCATCCTCGGAGGGAGACGCATGAGCGTATCGGGCATCATCGAGAACATCGTGCGCCACCACCTAAGCCTTTATGAAGAGGACTTCGAGGCTTGGCGCAAATTGTGAGAATTAAGGTCTGCGACCTTGGACGTGGATAGATGAAAGGCTGTAGTTCCAACTAACGTGTTCTGAGAGGGAGCGAGGTTATGTTTTGGGAACCCCAAAACGCCTCGCTCCACCATGAGGGCGGAGAAATTTTGCTCCCGACGGTCGCAAAAAGTGAGTGTACCAACTGTAAACAGTGTATCGAATGACAAACGTACAGGAACAAGACAAGAGAAAGGGCGGAAGACCGCCCACGGGCAGGGTTCGCAAGCTGTCGAAGTCTGTCACGGTGAAGTTCTCGAAACCAAGCTACGAGGCATTGAGACTGAGGGCGAGAAAAGCCAACCGTAAGTTGGCGGAGTACATCCGTGAGTCCGCCTTGAACGGCGAGGTGGTCAGTGGACACAACACTGAGACGGTAGCCATCGCCAAGAATCTCATTGGCATGGCGAACAATCTCAACCAACTTACCAAGCTGTCGCATCAGAGAGGTTTCCATGAAACCCATGTATATGTGGTGGACTTGTTGAGAAGATTGAAATCCATCCTTGGCGAGTATCGCCAAGCAAGTTATAAACCGAAGCCAAGCAGTATGGGCAGAAAGGAGGATACCACATGATAGGCAAGCTAAAGAAGGGCAGCTCATTTGGTGGTTGCATCCGCTATGTTACAGGCAAGGACGAGGCGAAAATCATCGCCTCGGATGGTGTGTTACTCGGCACGAATGCCGAGATAATGCAAAGTTTCGAGCTACAGAGGCAGCTAAATCCAAGGATTAAGAAGCCTGTGGGACACATTGCATTGAGCTTCAAACCCGAGGACAAGCCACGTTTGACGGATGAGTTCATGGCTAAGATAACCCTTGAATACATGCAGATGATGGGCATCACCGATACCCAATTCATCATCGTAAGGCATCACAATACGGACAATCCACATTGTCATATCGTGTATAACCGCATCAATAACGAGGGCAAACTCATATCAGACAGGAATGATTACAGGCGTAATGAGCAGGTGACCAAGAGTCTAAAATCCAAGTATGGGCTGACTTACGGAACGGACAAAAGCAAGACAAATACTCGCAAGTTACGCAATGCTGAGCGTGCCAAATACGAGATTCACAATGTTGTCAAGGATGTCTTGAAAACCGCAGGTAGTTGGCAGAAGTTCAAGAATGAACTTGCAAAGCGAGGTGTTCTCTTGGAGTTTGTCTATAAGGACAAGGAGCAAATCAAGGTTCAAGGCATCCGTTTCTGCAAGGATGGATATAGCTTCAAGGGTACGCAGATTAGCCGAGACTATAGCTTTGGCAAACTGAATGCAAGATTTGAGGGAACGGAGAACCATGTATCAGCAAGAGCCATTTCTACTCAACAATATGAGCAAGGTAGTTTCAAGGACGAGCTGTTGCCATTCATGTCGGAGAGCAGCCAGAACCCATGGAATGGTATTTCTTCCATAGGACTTTTTGCTTCTGCCAATGCACAGACCTTTGAGCAATTCCCAGAGGATGAATCATCCAAGAAGAAAAAGAAGAAACGCAGAAGAGGCTTTAGCCTTTGATGCAAGTTACAAACCATTCAAACAACAAAAGAAAGATGAAAGAAGAACTATTGGAAGCCATCTACGGCACAGTTGAGAGATTGGAGCAGAAAGTTGATGAACTTTCTGTCTCCACAAAGAACGCAGGAGCGGAAACCGTTCCTGCAAGTAATGACATAACCAAGTTGGATAAGTCAATCAATGCGATGTTTATCAAAGAAGAGGAAGTCAGAGGTAAAATATCCAAATTAAGAGATGCCATTATCGTTTTTGCTGACCTTATCAAGGTTGAACTTGGCAAAAATGAGCAGCGAAGCAAGTTCTTGGTTGATGCAGTCAAGCAGATGAGACAAGAGAATGATGTTTCCTCAAAGACATTGCAAGATAAACTTGAAGTGATGAACAATTCACCTCAGAAGAAACTTGTCACCCATCGCTTCGAGCCTACATCAAAGTATGTTCTTCTTTTCATTGGCGGCTTGGCTCTATCTCTCGTTCTCTCCATTTGGGGCAACCTCACCCAATGGCGAGAGCACCAAGATTGGGAGGAGGCAGACTTGAAATATCGTGCTTTGAAGATGGTTCTTCCATCTAACGATCCAAATGTTCGATACATCGAAAAGAACTTTTCTGTATGCCCAAATAAAGAAGTTATTGAGAAAGTGAGAACTCATGTAAATATTTACGAGGACTCAATTCGCTATCATAACGAAATGATACAGATGGCAGCAATTAAAGATAGCATTGCTAATAGCCTATTTAAAGAGGTGAATGAAATTAAAAAGAAAATTAATCAGAAATAATAGATAACGACCATCTGGTACAAGCGCATTCTTCGTTTCGAATCGGGTAGGAGGTAAATGCTAATCATAAAAGGCAGTTGCTTCCTATTTTCACATTTACCGACCTCCCACACCAGGCTTATTAGGGACTTGCACCCATTAGATAAGCTCATGCCGAGCAATCGAGTAGGAGGAAAACGAAGCAGTTTTCTTCCTGCTCGATTCACTTGTTGCGTCTGTTTTTTGAATCCATGCCTTTAGAGAAAGCACGAAGTTGTTGCTTCCCAAGGAGGCCATGAAGTGGTGATGAACGGAGAATAACACTATTCACTCTCTCTCGGAGGGTGTGACAGAAGTTCTTTTTGTACAAACACTCCTTTCTCGAACTTCCATTTTCCAAACTCATAATCAACGGCAGAACCACGGCTGAAAGATTCAATAATCTTTTCTTTTTCGTTAAGCGTAGGATTGGGAATATCATGGAATGATGGAACAAACAAGAACTTCTGCTTGACTTCATTCCAGACATAAGCATCCCAATATTCCACACCTTGATTTCCGAATTGTCCCAAATATACCAACAGATCTTTATTGCCATCAAACGTCACATCAGCCATCAGACAGCTATCCTTCCGGCCACCATTTGGGTCAAAAGTATCGTCCTTTGGATAAGAGAAAGGTATAATTTGTACAGTTTTCTCCCCTCGCATAATAAATACTTCAAAATCGAAATCCTTGGACTTGGGAGATTGTGTTCTTATAACAGCGTTAAGCGTATCTTCCGATGCAATATCTTGCTTGGTAAAGACCTTGCCCGAAATCACACTATCGGTGTCAATAGACATGCTGTCTTTGGTAGGGTTTCCCTGCCCCACCTTACTTTCCTTGCAACCGAAGATCAACATCAAAGAAAGTATTACTAATGTACTATCGATAATTCTTTTCATTGTCTTTAAATATTTTGATCATTTCATTGCGTTATTTTTTATTATTGTATGCAAAGGTAGTGCTTTTAGCCTTTAAGCCACTATCACACAACCCCTTTCTTTGAAAAGAACGTAAAATCAATAGTATTATTGCGATGATTGTACTTTTATTAATCGTTTCACTCGTTGTACGGTATTTACCCCTTAAACGGATGATTTCCCGACAACAGGAGTCAATAACATTACAATAAGTCCACAAAAGGAAGAACAGATATATGATTTGTCTGGGAAAAAGGTAATATCTACAACTCATTAAAAAGAAAAAATTAGAAAGGAATTATGGAAAGCGATATTTGCCCATAATTCCTTTTTATTTTTATATGACCCCACCAACTCCAATTGGATATAATCAAAACGGTACGACCGGTTTCCAGAAATCGCTAATTTGATTTAGTTTCAAGTTTCTCTTCCAAACATTAGCTTTAATAAAATGCTCTTCATAAACAGCCCTGTCTCGCTCTGGATAAATGTTCCCTTTCCAATATTGTCTCAATTCGGCAACCTTAATGAGATGTCCATTGGTGCATACATATTTTGCATATTCGTTCTCTGCGGAAGAAACATACACTCTTGAAAGAATACACTTGTATTTGTCGCTGATTTGGGGGTTTGGAATATCTTTGAATTCTTCAATTTTGTCATAATGCTCAGTATTAGGATTCCAAACACATGCATCAAAATGTTCAGTGCCAGAAGCACCAAAGCTACCCAAATAAAACAGCACATCTTCTTTTATACCGTCAAAATTCAAGTCAGTCAACAGACAACTATCAATACGTTCTTCATTTGGTACAAGATCATCATCTTCAGGATATTTGTATCCGAAGCGATGAATGGTCTTGTCGCCACGTTTTATAATCACTCCATAATCAACATCGTCAACCTCATGCTCTATCATAAGGCTTAGAGTGTCGTCATTACTTCTCATAGAAGAATCAGAAGTTGCTTCTTTCTGTGGAACACATTTCGTTTTATTCTTATAGCATCCCCATACTACAAGAAAACTACAAAAAATGAGTAGAATAAAAACTATCTTTTTCATACTTCTTTTTATTTTTATTTTTATTGCGACAAAGATACAGAATTTCTTTTTATTTTCTGCAAAAATTAGCAATTTTCTTACTCCACCAATAGCAATTGGATATAAATCGTGCTGTGGGAACTTCTCGCAGCCGATATAGAGCGTTTCGAAGGCATCGGTGCCGTCGGTACGGTGTTCGAGAAGGTATTTGTTCTCACCAAAAAGGTGCAGATGAAGCGAAGCGTAACAGGAGATGATGCCGATGGCTGCTGCCCACAAAGGAAAAGCCCTTGTCCTACGTTGGTTGGGCGCAAGACAAATGCTTTATCTATTAAGGTGGATTCGGATGGAGTCCACGTTAATATGTTCATTCAGTGAATCATTAGCATGTAATTTACCAAAAGGGTCAGTATAATAATATTTGAAAATATTTACTCTGGCGCCCATTCCAGTATGTGATACTATATATTGTGTATTTGGCAATAATTTTATGAATGAAGGGTCGAGATTATATTCTCGTGTGTATGAAGAAGATTCAATTACTTTAAATTTATTTGGAATCTTCCTTTCTAAATAAATGGTGTCAACTTCCTTGCATGGTTTCGGGTTTCGTAGGAAAAAGTCATAAGAATATGCTTTGCTAAGGCTGTCCCATGGCTCAATGGAAAAATACAGCATTTGGTTGATGTAAAAAACTTGTTCTTTTTCAGATAGTTCAAAATCATGATTGTCACAAGAGCACATCAAGAACAAACACATTGCAAATGTTATAATATACTTCATATTGAAAACTTTAATGAAAACTACATATTGACCTTTCTGATAAGTTCACTAACAACATTTTATAGTCCTTATTGTTGCCATTGAGAGGATTAACAACATGATTTTTAGGATTATCTGCAAATGCGTTGGTCGTATTTATTTCATATTTTGTAGTTCTATATGCATACAGATTCGCGAATACAAAAAGATGCATATTTTCTTTATAGCATAAGTATTGTCTAAAATAACAATCTATTGTATTGTTTTTATTAGAATAATGATTTTTTATCTTTGTCTTCAAGATATTTCGCAACAAGAGTTTCTACATTATATATGCAATCTTTTGTCATTTGCATATATTCCTGTTTGTTCGTTAGAACTTTTTTCCCATTTGCAAATTGAGCATTAGACGATAAAACATGAATTTTGGAATCATTACTGCAATCTTTCGCCCATTTCTTCTCAATTATTGTTGAGTTTGTATTTTGCTCTTTTCTTTCACCTTTACAGGCATACAAACAGAACAAAATTATTACTATGAAATACTTTTGCCACATATAGTAAAATTTCTGATTGAACATTCAACTTTTCTTTTCAAGGATTCTAAGATTAAGTTTTTATAGTCAATATTTGACTGCTTTTAAAATTTTCCCATTGCGATTTGTCCAAGCCTTAATACGACATTCCACAGCACCCAAGCCTGTGGATGAAATTGTATAGGTGGAGTTCGCTTTTAGTTTTATCTTTCTTTCAGATGATGGTATTCCACCACGACTAACAATATATCCATTTGGAATATAGTTGTTCAAATCAATTTTTGTAGGAGGTACACATAATGAATCTTGCCATATCAAAAATAATGCGCCTTCGTATGATTTTCCATTTGGAAGAACGGAGTCATTTTCAAAACATAAGTCATAAAAATAGCCATTACTGATATGGAGAGATTGTTTGTAGGTGTCGAAATCGAAATCAATCGTTCTTCTACAACCACAAATAAGAAAAGCGAGAAGGCAAATCACGAATTTCTTCATTTTTTATTATTTAGTTTAACCTTACAAAGTTACACCATAAAAAACGGCAATTTCCTAGTTTTATTGCAAGGTTTACTTGGATTTTCTGCCAATCCTGTCCGATTTTAACATTTAAATGGCGGTTATTGCTGTATATAAAAGTATAGAAACTGCAGTTTCGCCATCTAAAGCCCCTAACATCCATTGTGACAGATACGAAAAAGGAGTAAGAACTTTATTACCTTACTCCTTAATACGCATTTTATATAATGTGAATACACATTTACAACGATTTGCAATATAAATCTTTCATCTTATCCAAATCAGGCAAAGCCTTCTGTAATTCTTCAGGCATATCCTGTTTGGTTTTTATACGTAAGTCTGCTGACTCTATAGGTCTGTTAATACAAAGGAGTGTCTTTTCTCCTATTTCAACACCTTCTTCTATCTTATTTTCAAGCTGTTGTAATTGGTTCGCCAATGGCGAACCAATTGAAAGGCATTGCCATTCCTCATAGAGGATACGCATTTTCTTCAAGTTGCCTGAAGAAAAGCCTCTTAATCCTGGTAATTCACGCTGCAATCTCTCACTAATACTATCAAGAGCTTTTGCGCCCCAATGTGCTTGCTGTAAATTGATAGACACATAACGCCCTATACTTATATACAGGCGAAGAAATAGAAATCCGTGGATAAACAATAATCCACGGATTTCTATTCTTTGTCAATTCAATGAATTTCTTATATTCCATTGAAACCAGTAAGGGTCTCGTCTTTTTTTATTTCATACAAATACGTGTACCCTGTTGGAATATTATAATTTATAAATACACATTTTTTCTTATGTCTTATAGCCTTT
This genomic interval carries:
- a CDS encoding DUF1016 N-terminal domain-containing protein; the encoded protein is MFIHGFLFLRLYISIGRYVSINLQQAHWGAKALDSISERLQRELPGLRGFSSGNLKKMRILYEEWQCLSIGSPLANQLQQLENKIEEGVEIGEKTLLCINRPIESADLRIKTKQDMPEELQKALPDLDKMKDLYCKSL
- a CDS encoding plasmid mobilization protein translates to MTNVQEQDKRKGGRPPTGRVRKLSKSVTVKFSKPSYEALRLRARKANRKLAEYIRESALNGEVVSGHNTETVAIAKNLIGMANNLNQLTKLSHQRGFHETHVYVVDLLRRLKSILGEYRQASYKPKPSSMGRKEDTT
- a CDS encoding XAC2610-related protein produces the protein MKKIVFILLIFCSFLVVWGCYKNKTKCVPQKEATSDSSMRSNDDTLSLMIEHEVDDVDYGVIIKRGDKTIHRFGYKYPEDDDLVPNEERIDSCLLTDLNFDGIKEDVLFYLGSFGASGTEHFDACVWNPNTEHYDKIEEFKDIPNPQISDKYKCILSRVYVSSAENEYAKYVCTNGHLIKVAELRQYWKGNIYPERDRAVYEEHFIKANVWKRNLKLNQISDFWKPVVPF
- a CDS encoding XAC2610-related protein, producing MKRIIDSTLVILSLMLIFGCKESKVGQGNPTKDSMSIDTDSVISGKVFTKQDIASEDTLNAVIRTQSPKSKDFDFEVFIMRGEKTVQIIPFSYPKDDTFDPNGGRKDSCLMADVTFDGNKDLLVYLGQFGNQGVEYWDAYVWNEVKQKFLFVPSFHDIPNPTLNEKEKIIESFSRGSAVDYEFGKWKFEKGVFVQKELLSHPPRESE
- a CDS encoding relaxase/mobilization nuclease domain-containing protein: MIGKLKKGSSFGGCIRYVTGKDEAKIIASDGVLLGTNAEIMQSFELQRQLNPRIKKPVGHIALSFKPEDKPRLTDEFMAKITLEYMQMMGITDTQFIIVRHHNTDNPHCHIVYNRINNEGKLISDRNDYRRNEQVTKSLKSKYGLTYGTDKSKTNTRKLRNAERAKYEIHNVVKDVLKTAGSWQKFKNELAKRGVLLEFVYKDKEQIKVQGIRFCKDGYSFKGTQISRDYSFGKLNARFEGTENHVSARAISTQQYEQGSFKDELLPFMSESSQNPWNGISSIGLFASANAQTFEQFPEDESSKKKKKKRRRGFSL